A region of Carassius auratus strain Wakin chromosome 23, ASM336829v1, whole genome shotgun sequence DNA encodes the following proteins:
- the LOC113040986 gene encoding uncharacterized protein LOC113040986 codes for MLSLLFFLMCLTLPADHRQFQSDFLCLPAYSDHCFIFDMALYYSSSDLLRLKSSYRLPVGVYNQCAALGITRRPRYVHRGSRRCYSSFQMASSDSHVPVIWSSRRHQLNDLNDVKRGVNVNNLSVLKYTASVPLEKTEITSIKMGLLNARSISNKAFILNDFMMSCSLDFFFITETWLNPGDQMALGELTPPGCDSLNSPRTAGRGGGVATVFRNTFKCRLLSTQIYSSFEVQLLKIDTLDSFFCALVYRPPKWNKDFIQQFSDFLSGLMSRCDKLLVLGDFNVHLCCPSMPLVNEFLSLIETFNLTQHVFGSTHMKGHTLDLVLSFGISVSNLEVSDVGISDHYSVVFDAVCSYIYPISSQPLHYARSINSTTANLFSEFYLSHVTDKLLL; via the exons atgttatcccttttgtttttcttgatgTGTTTGACTCTCCCTGCTGATCATCGTCAATTTCAATCAGATTTTCTCTGTCTGCCTGCATACTCAGACCATTGTTTTATCTTCGATATGGCTTTATACTATTCATCATCCGACTTGCTACGTTTAAAATCCTCGTACCGCCTGCCAGTCGGAGTTTATAATCAATGTGCTGCCCTGGGAATTACGCGTCGACCACGGTATGTGCATCGTGGATCACGTCGCTGTTATAGCAGTTTTCAGATGGCTTCTTCTGACAGTCATGTTCCAGTCATCTGGTCTTCTCGTCGTCATCAACTGAATGATCTAAATGATGTAAAACGCGGTGTTAATGTAAACAATCTTAGCGTGTTAAAATACACTGCCAGTGTCCCGTTGGAAAAGACTGAAATCACCTCCATAAAAATGGGTCTCTTAAATGCACGATCTATATCTAACAAGGcctttattttgaatgattttatgaTGTCATGTTCGCTTGACTTTTTCTTTATTACTGAGACTTGGTTGAATCCTGGTGATCAGATGGCTTTGGGTGAGTTGACACCACCAGGCTGTGACTCTTTGAACTCTCCTCGGACCGCAGGACGAGGAGGTGGGGTTGCCACTGTTTTCCGTAACACTTTTAAATGCAGACTACTATCCACACAAATCTATTCGAGTTTCGAGGTACAGCTACTAAAGATTGATACTCTGGATTCTTTTTTCTGTGCTTTGGTATATAGACCGCCCAAATGGAATAAGGATTTCATCCAGCAATTTTCTGATTTTCTCTCTGGTTTGATGTCTCGCTGTGATAAACTTTTGGTCCTTGGGGATTTTAATGTCCATTTATGCTGCCCATCAATGCCATTGGTTAATGAATTTCTTTCTCTTATTGAGACTTTTAATTTAACACAACATGTTTTTGGTTCTACTCATATGAAAGGTCACACATTAGATCTTGTGTTATCATTTGGTATTTCAGTATCAAATCTGGAGGTTTCAGATGTAGGTATTTCTGACCATTATTCAGTGGTATTCGATGCTGTTTGTTCTTATATCTATCCAATCTCTTCTCAGCCTTTACATTATGCTAGGTCCATCAATTCTACAACTGCAAAccttttttcagaattttatttATCTCATGTTACAGACAAA CTTTTGCTTTAG